The following coding sequences lie in one Methylotuvimicrobium alcaliphilum 20Z genomic window:
- the guaA gene encoding glutamine-hydrolyzing GMP synthase has translation MSQQASTNIHLYKILILDFGSQYTQLIARRIREIGVYCEILSCDCEIDDIIGFAPNGIILSGGPETVTSDDTPRAPQRVFALGVPVLGICYGMQTMTEQLGGRVESSSHREFGYAQIRAHAHSKLLKGIEDHTSPEGFGLLDVWMSHGDRVVELPEGFIRIASSDGAPIAGIAHEEKLFYGLQFHPEVTHTRQGSRILSRFVLDICGCEALWTADNIIEDSVHAVRRKVGSDRVILGLSGGVDSSVVAALLHEAIGDQLTCVFVDTGLLRLHEGDQVMATFAEHMGVRVIRVDAEQRYLEALQGVADPEQKRKIIGNLFVEIFDEEAAKLADAKWLAQGTIYPDVIESAGAKSGKAHLIKSHHNVGGLPENMTLKLLEPLRELFKDEVRKLGLELGLPYEMVFRHPFPGPGLGVRILGEVKKDYADLLRQADAIFIEELYRHQLYEKVSQAFAVFLPVKSVGVMGDGRRYDYVIALRAVETIDFMTARWAHLPYDFLDLVSRRIINEVSGISRVTYDISGKPPATIEWE, from the coding sequence GTGAGCCAGCAAGCATCGACCAACATTCATCTGTATAAAATCCTGATACTGGATTTCGGGTCCCAATACACCCAATTAATCGCCCGGAGGATACGAGAAATCGGTGTGTATTGCGAAATACTTTCTTGTGATTGCGAGATCGATGACATCATCGGATTTGCACCGAATGGCATTATATTGTCGGGTGGTCCGGAAACGGTCACTAGCGATGATACGCCGCGTGCGCCGCAACGGGTTTTTGCATTGGGTGTTCCGGTATTGGGTATTTGCTACGGTATGCAGACCATGACCGAGCAATTAGGCGGTAGAGTCGAGTCGTCCAGTCATCGGGAATTCGGTTATGCGCAAATTCGCGCGCATGCGCATTCTAAGTTATTGAAAGGTATTGAAGATCATACATCGCCGGAAGGCTTCGGTTTGCTGGATGTGTGGATGAGTCATGGCGATAGGGTTGTCGAATTGCCGGAAGGTTTTATTCGTATTGCCAGTTCCGACGGAGCGCCTATTGCCGGTATCGCGCATGAAGAAAAGTTGTTTTATGGTTTGCAATTTCATCCAGAAGTGACGCATACCCGGCAGGGTTCAAGAATACTGTCGCGTTTTGTGCTCGACATTTGCGGTTGCGAGGCGCTGTGGACGGCCGATAATATCATCGAAGACAGTGTACATGCGGTTCGTCGTAAAGTCGGCTCCGATCGAGTGATTTTAGGGCTTTCAGGCGGGGTGGATTCGTCGGTTGTGGCGGCTTTATTGCATGAGGCAATCGGCGATCAATTGACATGTGTGTTTGTCGATACCGGCTTGTTGCGCTTGCACGAAGGCGATCAGGTCATGGCTACATTTGCCGAGCACATGGGCGTTCGGGTAATTAGGGTCGATGCCGAGCAACGTTACCTAGAGGCATTGCAAGGAGTGGCGGATCCGGAGCAGAAACGAAAAATTATCGGTAACTTGTTCGTTGAGATCTTCGATGAGGAAGCCGCTAAACTGGCCGATGCGAAATGGTTGGCGCAAGGCACGATTTATCCGGATGTGATCGAGTCGGCGGGCGCGAAAAGCGGTAAGGCTCATTTAATCAAGTCTCACCATAACGTCGGTGGCTTGCCGGAAAATATGACGCTTAAGTTGCTGGAACCCTTGCGTGAATTGTTCAAGGATGAGGTTAGAAAGCTTGGTTTGGAGCTTGGCTTGCCTTACGAAATGGTATTTCGTCATCCCTTTCCTGGGCCGGGCTTGGGTGTGCGGATTTTAGGTGAAGTCAAAAAAGACTATGCCGATTTGTTGCGACAGGCCGATGCGATATTTATCGAAGAATTATATCGGCACCAACTGTATGAAAAGGTCAGTCAGGCATTTGCGGTGTTTTTGCCGGTCAAGTCGGTCGGCGTAATGGGCGACGGGCGGCGTTACGATTATGTGATTGCCTTGCGCGCGGTTGAAACCATCGATTTCATGACGGCGCGTTGGGCGCATTTACCTTACGATTTTTTGGATTTGGTTTCGCGTCGGATCATTAACGAAGTCTCGGGTATTTCTCGGGTGACTTACGATATTTCCGGCAAACCGCCGGCTACGATTGAGTGGGAATAG
- the tadA gene encoding tRNA adenosine(34) deaminase TadA, which translates to MGIADNHNDEAWMRHAFRLAQRAESMGEVPVGAVIVKDDVCIAEGWNRPIASHDPSAHAEMLAIREAGNVLKNYRLTGTTLYVTLEPCVMCMGAIVHARIERLVFATEDPKRGAVCSAMNLSESPFLNHRVAWRCGVLKDECSEMLKGFFRARR; encoded by the coding sequence GTGGGAATAGCCGATAATCATAATGACGAAGCGTGGATGCGGCATGCCTTTAGATTGGCGCAACGTGCCGAGTCTATGGGTGAGGTGCCGGTCGGGGCGGTTATCGTCAAAGATGATGTCTGCATTGCCGAAGGATGGAATCGGCCGATTGCGAGTCACGATCCGTCGGCACATGCGGAAATGCTTGCGATTCGTGAGGCCGGCAATGTATTGAAAAACTATCGACTGACCGGTACGACGCTCTACGTTACGCTTGAGCCTTGTGTGATGTGTATGGGAGCGATCGTTCACGCAAGAATCGAACGCCTGGTATTTGCCACCGAAGATCCTAAGCGTGGCGCAGTATGCAGTGCAATGAATCTATCCGAATCGCCATTTTTAAATCATCGAGTCGCATGGCGATGCGGTGTTTTAAAAGACGAGTGTTCCGAAATGCTTAAAGGCTTCTTTCGGGCCCGTCGTTAG